Proteins from one Caldilineales bacterium genomic window:
- the aroC gene encoding chorismate synthase, protein MLHFLTAGESHGPELSAILEGMPAGLSIDPNAIAGELARRQQAYGAGGRMKIEQDRARITAGVMNGRTTGGPIAFSIANRDHKAWATKDIKPMTTPRPGHADLTGAIKYGYRDLRLALERASARETAARVAVGAVCKQYLAEFGVRVQGYVLSIGTETAAIPPDLPYERRFELAESNDLRCPDLTAIERMRQLVWECMQAKDTLGGTFEVVALGLPPGLGSHVQWDRRLGGRLLAAVGSIHAIKGVEIGAAFANAARFGTEVHDEIFVSEDGRLYRQTNRAGGLEGGITTGEPLLIRAAMKPISTTLNPLRSVNLASGQAEATTYERSDFNAVPRAVVVAEAMAAFVLADALLEKLGGDSLAEQRPRFAALRRGYLADLPMDGEEWRFGYE, encoded by the coding sequence ATGCTTCACTTCCTCACCGCCGGCGAATCGCACGGCCCCGAACTGAGCGCCATCCTGGAAGGGATGCCCGCCGGCCTGAGCATCGACCCCAACGCCATCGCCGGCGAATTGGCGCGGCGCCAGCAGGCCTACGGGGCCGGCGGGCGCATGAAGATCGAACAGGACCGGGCGCGGATCACGGCCGGGGTGATGAACGGCCGCACCACCGGCGGCCCCATCGCCTTCAGTATCGCCAACCGCGACCACAAAGCCTGGGCGACGAAGGACATCAAGCCGATGACCACGCCCCGTCCGGGCCACGCCGACCTGACCGGCGCGATCAAGTACGGCTATCGCGACTTGCGGCTGGCGTTGGAACGGGCCAGCGCCCGCGAAACCGCGGCGCGGGTGGCCGTGGGTGCGGTCTGTAAGCAGTATTTGGCCGAGTTCGGGGTGCGGGTGCAGGGCTATGTGCTCAGCATCGGCACGGAAACGGCCGCCATCCCGCCCGACCTGCCCTACGAGCGCCGCTTCGAGCTGGCCGAGAGCAACGATCTGCGCTGCCCCGATCTGACCGCGATCGAGCGGATGCGGCAACTGGTATGGGAGTGTATGCAGGCCAAAGACACTTTGGGGGGGACTTTTGAGGTCGTCGCCCTGGGCCTGCCGCCCGGTTTGGGCAGCCATGTGCAGTGGGACAGACGGCTGGGCGGGCGTTTGCTGGCGGCGGTGGGGTCGATCCACGCCATCAAGGGCGTGGAGATCGGTGCCGCCTTTGCCAATGCCGCCCGTTTTGGCACCGAAGTCCACGACGAAATTTTCGTGAGCGAGGATGGCCGCCTCTACCGGCAGACGAATCGGGCCGGCGGGCTGGAGGGCGGCATCACCACCGGCGAGCCGCTGCTGATCCGCGCCGCCATGAAACCGATCAGCACCACCCTCAACCCGCTGCGCTCGGTCAATCTGGCCAGCGGCCAGGCGGAAGCCACCACCTACGAACGCTCGGACTTCAACGCCGTGCCCCGCGCCGTGGTGGTGGCCGAGGCCATGGCGGCCTTCGTCCTCGCCGATGCCCTGCTGGAGAAACTCGGCGGCGATTCGTTGGCCGAGCAGCGCCCCCGTTTTGCCGCTCTGCGCCGGGGGTATCTGGCCGACCTGCCGATGGATGGCGAGGAGTGGCGCTTTGGCTATGAGTGA